The following proteins come from a genomic window of Zerene cesonia ecotype Mississippi unplaced genomic scaffold, Zerene_cesonia_1.1 Zces_u007, whole genome shotgun sequence:
- the LOC119839039 gene encoding protein phosphatase 1 regulatory subunit 3C, with amino-acid sequence MCAAIDMLASEQMFYGHSPPAGFLTDYSAPVRRPTKLTTRGYSAPTLTALKPVQLTLKTAPRSCIRLSTEKKKKHVVFADDRGLALEQVKFMTEPSHVPPYWALKVVASPPIERKPTEERATDTWDIRFAQPASDYLEFRRRITENCVALENVIVKQNECAVDGTVKVKNIDFEKEVFVRATSDGWRTQEDTFCAFLETGPLNKCGVSIYDTFSFRLQLPIHSRRLDFCVSFRCGGKEYWDNRNGENYTIEKSSVRKTPAISCARIKYGNSWSGSDAGHTPYW; translated from the coding sequence ATGTGCGCCGCGATAGACATGTTGGCGTCAGAGCAAATGTTTTACGGCCACAGTCCGCCAGCCGGTTTCCTAACAGATTACTCGGCGCCCGTTAGAAGACCAACAAAACTAACGACCAGGGGATATTCTGCTCCCACTCTGACAGCGCTTAAGCCAGTGCAGCTGACGTTGAAAACGGCGCCCCGGAGCTGCATACGGCTGTCGACggagaagaaaaaaaaacatgttgtGTTCGCGGATGATAGAGGGTTGGCTCTGGAACAAGTAAAGTTTATGACGGAGCCATCACACGTGCCACCGTATTGGGCACTAAAGGTTGTAGCGAGCCCTCCCATCGAGAGGAAACCCACAGAAGAACGCGCGACTGACACCTGGGACATACGGTTCGCGCAACCCGCGTCCGATTATTTAGAATTCCGAAGAAGGATAACAGAAAACTGCGTGGCGTTGGAGAACGTGATTGTTAAGCAGAACGAATGCGCAGTGGACGGTACCGTCAAAgtgaaaaatatagatttcGAAAAGGAGGTCTTCGTGCGGGCCACGTCCGATGGCTGGAGGACCCAAGAGGACACGTTCTGTGCGTTTTTAGAAACCGGACCGCTGAATAAGTGCGGCGTCTCGATATATGACACGTTTAGCTTCAGATTGCAGCTGCCGATACATTCCAGGCGGTTGGACTTCTGTGTCAGCTTTCGGTGTGGGGGTAAGGAGTATTGGGATAACAGGAACGGTGAGAACTATACAATAGAGAAGTCGTCCGTGAGGAAGACGCCAGCAATATCGTGCGCACGGATTAAATACGGGAATTCTTGGAGCGGTTCTGACGCTGGGCACACGCCGTACTGGTGA